In Akkermansia muciniphila ATCC BAA-835, the genomic stretch AAGGAGTTTGCCGTGCCTTACTCCAAGCTGCACCTTGCCTGGCGCCTGCCCTGTTCCGCCCATCCGGATACGCCAGCCCTTTCCGCTCTGTCCAGCATTCTGGGAGGCGGACGTTCCGCCCGTTTTTATGAAAAATTCCATGACCGCCTGGGCCTGGTGTACAGCATTGAGGTGCATTCCAACCAGTCTGAGACGGATGAAGGGGCGTTTACCATCAGCATGGACGTGGACCGCGCCCAGCGCGACAAGGTGCGGGACCTGGTACTTCAGGAGCTTCGCAATCTGGCGGAAGAGGATTTTACGGAGGACCTGAAGAGAGTCTGCAAACAGACCCGGGTCAGTCGCCTGCGCCGCAGGAGTTCCGCTTCCGGGGTGGCCTCGGAAATGGGGGCGGATTGGTTCGGCTCGCGCAATTTGAACCTGTCTTCCGAATGGCAGGAAGCTATTGAACGGGTGACTACGGAAGATTTGCACCGCGTTTGTTCCACCTGGCTGTCTTCCCCGAATGTGACGGAAGTCAGCCTGGACCCCCCGGGCAGCAACGCCGGGGATGAAGAAAGGGCCTCCGCCTCTGCGGGAACGGCCCTGAGCGAGCATGTTCTTGGCAACGGCATGAAGGTGGTGATCCGTGAAGACCATCGCCTGCCGCTGGCCTATGCCTGCATGGCGTTCAAGGCCGGATGCCGTGCGGAGAATGAGCATGACGCCGGGGTGACGGACTTGATGTCCGAGTGCCTGCTGAAAGGAACCTCCACCCGTTCCGCGGCGGATATAGCCCGTTTTCTGGAGGACATCGGGGGAGCCATCAACACGTCCACCGGTAACAATTCCCTGAGCGTGGGATGTCAGGTTCTGGCGGAAGACCTGGACGCCGGATTGGAGCTGATGGCGGATGTGGTCATGAATCCGTCTTTCCCGGAAGACGCCTTTCTGAGGGAAAAGGAATCTTTTGTGGCGGATGCGGAGGAGGATATGGAAGACCCTCTTTCCGTGGCGTTCCGGCAGGAGCGGAAGGTGGCTTACGGGCATGTTTCCTATGGAAATTCCCCTTCCGGCACGCCGGAAAGCCTGTCTTCACTGACGGTTCAGGACATCAAAAAACAGTATGAACGCATTATCTGCGCTTCCAACGCCGTGATTTGCATTTCCGGAGATGTCAGGAAGGATGAGGTCCTGCCTCTTCTGGAAAAACATCTGGGAGGCATGAGGGCGGGAACGCCTCCGGCCCTGATTCCCACGCCCGCGCTGCGGGCCGGCCGGGAAGTGGCCGTGCTGGATAAACAGCAGGCCGTGCTGGTAGTGGGGGTGCCGGGCGTGGACGTGGCTTCCCCGGAGATGGCCCAGGCTCTGCTGTTCCAGTCCTGGTGCAGTGATATGGCCGGTCCCGTTTTCACCAATATCCGGGAGGAGGCCGGACTGGCCTATTATGCCAGTTCTTCCCTGTTCATCGGCATGGATGCCGGAGGCATCTGCTTCTATCTGGGCACTTCCCCGGAACAATTGGAGGAAGCCGGGCGGAGGCTGGAAAAAACACTGGAGATGATTGATGAACAGGGCATGACGGAGGAGGAGCTGGAACGCACCAGGGCGGCCGCCCTGTCTTCCCGTCTGCTGGCCATGCAGTCCAATGGAACTTTGTGCCAGATGCTGGCGCTGGATATCCTGTTCGGTCTGCCTCTGGAAGCGTTTGAACAGCAGACGGACGCTATCAGGAATATGGATCTGGCCCGGATGAACGCCTTTATCAGGAAGGTGCTGGATCCCGCCCAGCCGCGTTCCTGGTCCATCGTGCGTCCGCCTGCCGGGGAGTAATTCCCCGGAAAATCATTTCCTTTTTCCCTGTCCGGGAAAAAGGCAGGATTAAATAAAAAGGAATATTTTTGCGTTACATCATCTGAAGGCTGGGGGAGGGGTGTAGCGGAATCGTGATTTTTATTTCAGTGGTGATGCGCTATAGTGGCAGCCATGACTGAGATGGAGCCGGACAGGAAAACTGCGGAACGGGCAATCAGGGAAGCGTATGAATCCAACCCGGGGGGCTGGGCGGAACATTCCCGCT encodes the following:
- a CDS encoding M16 family metallopeptidase — its product is MSSAKEPVTRRFGNGLTVLIKEDKSHPVVSLQYWVGTGSMNEGHWQGSGLSHLLEHLVFKGTAHFSGQELARKVQERGGHWNAYTSVNRTVYYIDGPAESWQIFLNLLTELVFFPTFPEDEMEREKEVVRREMAMYADDPDSVAYQLLMQTLYLKHPRRWPVLGERAAFDCLTRQDVLDYHASRYVPNNVVLSIAGDVDAAEILSHLELLVEDLKSRPLNREPIPHEPHQFGSRRVRKEFAVPYSKLHLAWRLPCSAHPDTPALSALSSILGGGRSARFYEKFHDRLGLVYSIEVHSNQSETDEGAFTISMDVDRAQRDKVRDLVLQELRNLAEEDFTEDLKRVCKQTRVSRLRRRSSASGVASEMGADWFGSRNLNLSSEWQEAIERVTTEDLHRVCSTWLSSPNVTEVSLDPPGSNAGDEERASASAGTALSEHVLGNGMKVVIREDHRLPLAYACMAFKAGCRAENEHDAGVTDLMSECLLKGTSTRSAADIARFLEDIGGAINTSTGNNSLSVGCQVLAEDLDAGLELMADVVMNPSFPEDAFLREKESFVADAEEDMEDPLSVAFRQERKVAYGHVSYGNSPSGTPESLSSLTVQDIKKQYERIICASNAVICISGDVRKDEVLPLLEKHLGGMRAGTPPALIPTPALRAGREVAVLDKQQAVLVVGVPGVDVASPEMAQALLFQSWCSDMAGPVFTNIREEAGLAYYASSSLFIGMDAGGICFYLGTSPEQLEEAGRRLEKTLEMIDEQGMTEEELERTRAAALSSRLLAMQSNGTLCQMLALDILFGLPLEAFEQQTDAIRNMDLARMNAFIRKVLDPAQPRSWSIVRPPAGE